The sequence GGTTGAAAACTTTTGTTGAGAGGTTGATTTTGTCTCGTTCGATTTCTGGTAGGGCCCTGTGGATAAGGAAGACATCCTCGAATCCTGTCGTTGCCTGTCGGGCTTGGACGTTTTCTTCTATACATATGCGGATGTGGTTAGTCTTTCTTTTCTCGGTTGGGTTAGGCAGTTTTTTCACCCCTTTTCGATGAAGGTGCCGACAACTTCTTCTCCTTCAAGTGCGCGGTAAACGTTGTCGGGTTTTAAAGCGTTCACGATTCTCACATTAACTCCATGTTCTAGTGCAGGTATTAGTTCAAGTATTTTTCCAAGCATGCCACCTGTGACATCGGTTACATTTGTTTTTTCGATTTTGTTTTGTAGCTTTTTCAGTTGTTGTAGGGTGATGTGTTGGATGAGTTGGGCGGACGGGCTGGTTTTAGGGTCTGCGGTGTAGAGGCCGTCTACGTCTACGCCAATTATGAATCGTTCTGCGTTCAGTCGTATTGCGAGTTGGGAGACAAGTTGGTCGCCGGATAGGATGGCGAATCCGATGTTTGAGTCTGGGACCGCGTCTCCGTAAAGAACTGGTGTGAATCCTAATTCAAGCAGTTTCGTTAATGGTCTTTCTTCCATGATGTGGATTCGACCTGACTTTGTAATTATGATGGAGGCGGGTTGGATTTCTACCGCTGGAATGTTTTGGTTTATTAGGGAATCTATGACATGTTTGTTTAGTGTTGTCATTGCTTGATGTGTTTTTGCGAATCCTATGATCTGTGACGAATCTTTGTAGCCTTCATCTATCTTGTACTGTTTTGCAACTGGATGACCGAAAGAACCACCACCATGAACTATGACAAGAGAGTTAACATCAGCTCGTTTGATCTCTTTTGCAAGTCTCGTGATTGCTCTCTTGTTTAGAGTAAAGGACTCATTCTTTATTGTAATAACTGATCCTCCAAGCTTTAGAATAATCGGCTTTGGTACTTGCGTTATCGTCTTTTCCTCCATTTTTCATTGAACGTTATTCGGATATATCAGTTGTTCTTATTTCTCTGGAATAGAAGAACAGCAACGGTTACCTCAAATTTCTTTTTTTATCCTTCTATTTAATTCCTATTTGGTGCATATCTTAGACCAGGGCTAGAAGCGTCACACACTCACAAACCACTTCTAACCGTGAAAAGCCAGATTCATCGATACATTTATAGTCATCATTTCATGCACAATCTTGTCAAAGGAGAAAGGCTGATGAGCGAACCCTGGTGGAAACGCCGAAGAAGGAAAAAAAGTCCACATACATGGTTCAACATCTTCGACGAGTTCGACAGACTCGAAGACATGATGGACGAAATGATGAGCAAAGCTTTTGAAACCCCGACCGAAAAAGCAAAAGCTTACAGACCCTACGTATACGGTTTCTCAATGTCTATCGGACCCAACGGAAAACCCGTGATCCGAGAATTCGGAAATGTTCAAAAAAGCCGTTTCGGTCCTCAAATTCGAGAAGAACGGGAACCCCTCGTTGACGTTATAGAGGAGGACAAAGACGTAGTCATCGTAACTGAACTCCCAGGCGTAGAAAAAAACGGTATACACCTCCACACAACCAAAGATCACCTAACAATTTCAGTTGACACACCCAAACGAAAATACCACAAGGAACTAACGCTCCCCGCAAAAGTAGACCCCAAATCCGCTCAAGCCTCATACAAAAACGGAGTACTCGAAGTACGCCTGAAAAAACTCGTAGAAAACCAATTCAAAGGCGAAAAAATCTTCGTAAAATAATTAAAGAATCCCCAAACCTAAGCGCCTAAAACAAGGTTGATCACATGCCCCAAAAGCTTCGGAAAACCCGAAAGATGCGCGGCTCCAGAACCCACGGTTACGGCCAGATCGGGCAGCATAGAAAAACTGGAGGAAAAGGCGGACGAAAGGCAGGCCGCCACAAAGCAGGGTGGACGTGGGTGATAAAGCATGAACCCAACTATTATGGAAAAAGAGGATTCACGTCTCCGCAAAGTCTACACCACAAAATCTCTATCATCAACGTAGGACAACTCGAGGAACTAGCTGACAGATTGGCTAAGGAACAACTAGAAAAAAAGAAGAGAAAAACCGTTTTAGACCTCAACAAGCTGGGATATAACAAGCTCTTAGGAATGGGAAACATAACCAGACCCCTCCTCGTCAAGATCACATTTCACTCAGAAAACGCGGCTAAAAAAATAGAGAAGGCCGGCGGGCAGATCTTGGAAAAAACATGATTAATTCATTGAGCTAAAAATTAATTACCAAGAATTGCAACCTGTTTTATGAACAAAGAAGGAAAAGCGCATGGCCGGTAGATTCCTCAGAATGTTCCAGCCCCTTTCAAGGTTTGTACCCGAAATCAGTCCACCTCAGCGCAAGGTAGGATTTAACGAAAAGCTGTTCTGGACTGCCATGGCACTGGCATTATACCTTGTCATGTCCGAGGTGCCGCTATACCTGCCTCCTGGGGCGGGAGGAGGAGACCCCCTCCTATATCTCCGAGTAATTTTCGCCTCGAATCGAGGAACCTTGATGGAGCTTGGAATAGGCCCCATAGTAACTGCAGGCATCATTCTACAGCTTCTTGCGGGATCCAACATGATTCAATGCGACATGTCCAACCCTGATGACCGAGCCCTTTTCACTACCGCTACCAAGGTCTTTTCCATAATCATGACTGGAGTTCAAGCTTCTGCATACCTAATTGGGGGAATGTACGGCAGTCTACTACCTGCGAGATCCATGGTCGTCTTTGTTCAACTCATGTTCGCCGGGATTTTGCTTATGCTTTTAGATGAATTGTTACAAAAGGGCTGGGGAATTGGGAGCGGAATCAGCCTGTTCATTATGGCAGGAGTGGCTCAAACTATTGCATGGTCTTGCTTGTCTCCTATACCCGTAGAGGCTGGAAAACTATCTGGGGCTCTGATCGCCTTCTTTCAAACAATCCTAAGTGGTCAATCGTTGAGTAGTGTCTTCTTTAGACCTGGAAATAACATGCTGGGTTTCATCACGACAATAGTTGTTTTTCTCATAGTGATCTATGCAGAAGGCGTAAGGATCGAGCTTCCCAT comes from Candidatus Bathyarchaeota archaeon and encodes:
- the secY gene encoding preprotein translocase subunit SecY — encoded protein: MAGRFLRMFQPLSRFVPEISPPQRKVGFNEKLFWTAMALALYLVMSEVPLYLPPGAGGGDPLLYLRVIFASNRGTLMELGIGPIVTAGIILQLLAGSNMIQCDMSNPDDRALFTTATKVFSIIMTGVQASAYLIGGMYGSLLPARSMVVFVQLMFAGILLMLLDELLQKGWGIGSGISLFIMAGVAQTIAWSCLSPIPVEAGKLSGALIAFFQTILSGQSLSSVFFRPGNNMLGFITTIVVFLIVIYAEGVRIELPISYARYRGFRGRYPIKLLYVSNLPVIFASALFANIYFISQLLWNQPWGRNNFWVSLLGQYAEGEGGQSQPVGGLVYYVISPQNLSDVASDPIRALGFVAIMVAFCVVFSLTWLEVGGLGPKMVAKQLIDSGMQIPGFRRSSKTIESLLNRYIPTVAVLGGALVGLIASVANFFGVFGTGMGILLAVGILYQYYQLLMQERVTEMYPALRRFLGG
- a CDS encoding Hsp20/alpha crystallin family protein; protein product: MSEPWWKRRRRKKSPHTWFNIFDEFDRLEDMMDEMMSKAFETPTEKAKAYRPYVYGFSMSIGPNGKPVIREFGNVQKSRFGPQIREEREPLVDVIEEDKDVVIVTELPGVEKNGIHLHTTKDHLTISVDTPKRKYHKELTLPAKVDPKSAQASYKNGVLEVRLKKLVENQFKGEKIFVK
- a CDS encoding isopentenyl phosphate kinase family protein; the protein is MEEKTITQVPKPIILKLGGSVITIKNESFTLNKRAITRLAKEIKRADVNSLVIVHGGGSFGHPVAKQYKIDEGYKDSSQIIGFAKTHQAMTTLNKHVIDSLINQNIPAVEIQPASIIITKSGRIHIMEERPLTKLLELGFTPVLYGDAVPDSNIGFAILSGDQLVSQLAIRLNAERFIIGVDVDGLYTADPKTSPSAQLIQHITLQQLKKLQNKIEKTNVTDVTGGMLGKILELIPALEHGVNVRIVNALKPDNVYRALEGEEVVGTFIEKG
- a CDS encoding 50S ribosomal protein L15, which gives rise to MPQKLRKTRKMRGSRTHGYGQIGQHRKTGGKGGRKAGRHKAGWTWVIKHEPNYYGKRGFTSPQSLHHKISIINVGQLEELADRLAKEQLEKKKRKTVLDLNKLGYNKLLGMGNITRPLLVKITFHSENAAKKIEKAGGQILEKT